A single window of Candidatus Methylacidiphilales bacterium DNA harbors:
- a CDS encoding YkgJ family cysteine cluster protein: MNALLCDLRALFSQTDQATEAFARASGITCPPGCGACCHSPEVEASELEMLPMADHLVRTGKAEATLRQLHEHPDATTCVFFEPVAGSDTAGRCGQYAQRPLLCRLFGFAGRRDQNGTPQFTACRIHQQTCPTAVSESTLRVARGELRPPLYTEATDALWALHPEIGFDRFPINQALRRALERLLTRMSYENP; this comes from the coding sequence ATGAATGCGCTCCTGTGCGATCTACGTGCGCTGTTTTCCCAAACGGACCAGGCCACTGAAGCCTTCGCCCGCGCTTCGGGGATCACCTGCCCGCCCGGTTGCGGGGCCTGTTGCCACTCGCCGGAGGTGGAAGCCTCGGAATTGGAGATGCTCCCGATGGCCGATCACCTGGTGCGAACCGGTAAAGCCGAAGCGACCTTGCGCCAATTGCACGAGCATCCGGACGCCACCACCTGCGTGTTCTTCGAGCCCGTCGCCGGATCGGATACGGCGGGACGCTGCGGGCAGTATGCCCAGCGCCCCCTCCTCTGCCGCCTCTTTGGCTTTGCCGGCCGACGCGACCAAAACGGCACTCCCCAATTCACTGCCTGCCGCATCCACCAGCAAACCTGCCCCACTGCCGTGAGCGAATCCACCCTGCGGGTGGCGCGCGGGGAATTGCGCCCACCGCTCTACACCGAGGCCACCGATGCCCTCTGGGCCCTGCATCCCGAAATCGGCTTCGACCGTTTCCCCATCAATCAGGCCCTTCGCCGTGCACTCGAACGCCTCCTCACCCGCATGAGCTACGAAAACCCCTGA
- a CDS encoding FAD-dependent monooxygenase has protein sequence MNAPLHHDLLILGAGPAGSMAALVAARAGLSVAVIDKARFPRPKICGDCLHPSVWDIFRRQGLDTSFSLLPHQPLTRLRLSSDFNNPLEFVRSAHPDGQRAVSRENLDHWLMKEAQQAGASYFTETTPLSLSLEKNGTLLTDRGEFRGKVLVGADGRNSWLARVSGLSRPNPRCPRVAWQTSLDCPGADDAVHMTFFPEGYFGLARNGTGPANLCMVLRTDSGVHPSEIAARYFPGSGDLDWHSVHPIARAPARPSSGNILLVGDAARVVEPFTGEGIALALASGELAGKLSAQAVHHQTIDRLSLEYQAAHLALYRGLSWQNALTRWLGIHPSWGCRTVRWLGQRPGLARRICQPFL, from the coding sequence ATGAATGCGCCCCTCCATCACGACCTGCTCATCCTCGGCGCCGGACCGGCCGGATCGATGGCCGCGCTCGTCGCCGCACGGGCCGGCCTGTCGGTGGCCGTCATCGACAAGGCCCGTTTCCCCCGGCCCAAAATCTGCGGCGATTGTCTCCACCCAAGCGTTTGGGATATCTTCCGCCGCCAAGGGCTCGACACCTCGTTCTCCCTCCTTCCCCATCAACCGCTGACCCGGCTGCGTCTTTCCTCCGATTTCAACAACCCCTTGGAGTTTGTCCGCAGCGCACACCCCGACGGACAGCGTGCGGTGTCCCGCGAAAATCTCGACCACTGGCTCATGAAGGAGGCACAACAGGCGGGCGCTTCCTACTTCACCGAAACCACGCCCCTTTCTCTTTCCCTGGAAAAAAACGGTACGCTGCTGACCGACCGGGGTGAATTCCGGGGAAAGGTCCTGGTCGGTGCCGACGGACGCAACTCCTGGCTCGCGCGCGTCTCCGGACTTTCCCGTCCGAATCCGCGCTGTCCGCGCGTGGCCTGGCAGACCTCCCTCGACTGCCCGGGGGCCGACGATGCCGTGCACATGACTTTTTTCCCCGAGGGCTACTTCGGGCTTGCCCGCAACGGCACCGGTCCGGCCAACCTCTGCATGGTCCTGCGTACCGACTCCGGCGTCCATCCCTCGGAAATCGCCGCGCGCTACTTCCCCGGGAGCGGAGACCTCGATTGGCACAGCGTCCACCCCATCGCCCGCGCCCCGGCTCGGCCATCGTCGGGAAACATCCTGCTCGTCGGGGACGCCGCCCGGGTGGTCGAACCCTTCACCGGCGAAGGCATCGCCCTGGCCCTGGCCTCCGGCGAGTTGGCAGGAAAATTGAGCGCCCAAGCCGTCCACCATCAAACCATCGACCGTCTTTCCCTCGAATACCAAGCCGCTCACCTCGCCCTGTATCGCGGCCTCTCCTGGCAGAATGCTCTTACCCGATGGCTAGGCATTCATCCATCCTGGGGCTGCCGGACCGTCCGGTGGCTGGGCCAACGACCCGGTCTGGCCCGCCGGATTTGCCAGCCCTTCCTTTGA
- a CDS encoding methyltransferase domain-containing protein, producing the protein MAFPNLRSRFYDPGCVEEMDRPDVVPDVLKRDLENLRTLNRCFGGLGAARFACRLAQSLPAPVMSVLDAACGGGDLTKLQHDILAPRRSVAIDLHPTTLELAREHAADPTIDFQSADLRALPFPDESFDLVTCHLALHHFPDDEAVTVLRELARIARRLVVVSDLERNPMGYAGVWLVVRYWLNDPITRHDALLSVRRAWNRGEFAALAHRAGWKSAQHRPLPWFRQALWWHKA; encoded by the coding sequence ATGGCATTCCCCAATCTGCGCAGCCGCTTTTATGACCCCGGCTGTGTCGAGGAAATGGACCGGCCCGATGTTGTCCCGGACGTCCTCAAGCGCGACCTCGAGAACCTGCGCACGCTCAACCGTTGTTTCGGCGGACTCGGCGCCGCCCGCTTCGCCTGCAGGCTGGCGCAATCGCTTCCCGCACCGGTCATGTCGGTCCTTGATGCCGCCTGCGGCGGGGGCGACCTAACCAAACTCCAGCACGACATTCTCGCCCCCAGACGAAGCGTCGCCATCGACCTCCACCCCACCACCCTGGAATTGGCCCGGGAGCACGCCGCTGATCCAACCATCGACTTCCAATCGGCCGACCTGCGCGCCCTGCCTTTCCCCGATGAAAGCTTCGACCTCGTCACCTGCCACCTCGCCCTGCACCACTTCCCGGATGACGAAGCCGTGACCGTCCTGCGCGAATTGGCACGGATCGCACGGCGTCTGGTCGTGGTCAGCGACCTCGAACGCAACCCCATGGGCTATGCCGGAGTCTGGTTGGTGGTGCGGTACTGGCTGAACGACCCCATCACCCGCCACGACGCCCTCCTGTCCGTGCGCAGGGCGTGGAATAGAGGGGAATTCGCCGCATTGGCCCACCGGGCCGGCTGGAAATCCGCGCAGCACCGCCCCCTCCCCTGGTTCCGCCAGGCCTTGTGGTGGCACAAGGCATGA
- a CDS encoding DUF433 domain-containing protein, translating into MVSLPTPTLSSGAYTLPDAARLLGLPLARLRSWVRGTSLRPVEGSVASSRRLPAGEFSTRGEGRDRHFNFFTLIELFSIAQLRGHGVSMTTLRQARKELGSRFQTPYPFALQGLMTDKRRLLKEMGHQVLLELGSGGQVAFEALIGPFCHRIDFDASTRLAARYFPMGRDHQIVVDPRHAFGRPVVCGTNITTEALASLIKGGEKIEDIADDFRLDPGAVQEAWRFETRQAA; encoded by the coding sequence ATGGTCTCCCTTCCAACACCCACTCTCAGTTCCGGCGCCTACACACTGCCGGATGCCGCGCGTTTGCTCGGGCTCCCCCTTGCCCGCCTCCGTTCGTGGGTTCGGGGCACTTCCTTGAGGCCCGTAGAAGGTTCAGTCGCCTCCTCGCGCCGCTTGCCAGCCGGGGAATTTTCCACCCGGGGTGAGGGTCGGGACCGACATTTCAACTTCTTCACTTTGATCGAGTTATTCTCCATCGCCCAGCTTCGGGGTCACGGCGTGTCCATGACCACCCTCCGCCAAGCCCGCAAGGAACTGGGTTCCCGTTTCCAGACTCCCTACCCGTTCGCCCTCCAGGGTTTGATGACCGACAAACGCCGATTGCTGAAAGAGATGGGCCATCAAGTCTTGCTCGAACTGGGTTCCGGAGGACAGGTGGCTTTTGAAGCCCTGATCGGTCCGTTTTGTCACCGGATCGACTTTGATGCCTCCACACGATTGGCCGCCCGCTATTTTCCCATGGGACGCGATCACCAGATTGTGGTTGATCCCAGACATGCTTTTGGCCGTCCTGTGGTATGCGGAACCAATATCACCACGGAAGCTCTCGCCTCCTTGATCAAGGGCGGAGAAAAAATTGAAGACATCGCTGATGATTTCCGTCTGGACCCTGGCGCGGTGCAGGAAGCTTGGCGGTTCGAAACCCGCCAGGCTGCATGA
- a CDS encoding GIY-YIG nuclease family protein, producing MASGNIAATRATTTLSPNLDRFVASLGKANSTWRETSITDLADVPSYPGIYVFVFPISELPKSKIIILHGRTSGKKANKKQIQFQFSYTANPLRKGAGGVIYVGKTSNLKKRLKGHLSENVRATTNQVLRGLSGQSSHGVSKSHLHRAKHLLSKWGAVFYLEHKHDDEITTLKNNGISLVADRDLLEIKLIAKYAPPFNIKAER from the coding sequence ATGGCTTCCGGAAACATCGCCGCCACGCGAGCAACTACCACACTCAGCCCGAATCTTGACCGATTTGTGGCGTCACTTGGCAAAGCGAACTCCACTTGGAGGGAGACATCCATTACAGATTTAGCTGATGTGCCAAGCTATCCCGGCATTTATGTTTTTGTATTCCCTATATCTGAACTCCCCAAATCAAAAATTATCATTCTTCATGGCCGAACCAGTGGAAAGAAGGCCAACAAAAAGCAAATCCAGTTTCAATTCAGCTACACCGCGAACCCACTACGTAAAGGTGCTGGCGGTGTCATCTACGTTGGCAAAACATCCAATCTAAAGAAACGCCTGAAGGGCCATTTGTCTGAAAATGTTCGAGCGACCACCAACCAAGTTCTCAGGGGACTGTCCGGTCAATCTTCGCATGGGGTCAGCAAAAGCCATTTACATAGAGCCAAGCATCTTCTTTCCAAATGGGGGGCCGTATTTTACCTGGAGCACAAGCACGACGATGAAATAACTACACTCAAGAATAACGGCATAAGCCTGGTTGCAGACCGAGACCTTCTTGAAATCAAATTGATCGCCAAATACGCCCCGCCATTCAACATCAAAGCAGAGCGCTAG
- a CDS encoding N-6 DNA methylase, translated as MLDTDTKRRIDTARDILVGKVPDPKSQVEQITIALIYKFMDDMDAESEELGGKRKFFTGDYARYGWAKLMAPSLGGHEMLGLYSEGIAKMPENPGIPALFRDIFKNAYLPYRDPETLKAFLKIIDEFRYDHSERLGDAFEYLLSVLGSQGDAGQFRTPRHIIDFMVEVLDPQKGETILDPACGTAGFLISAYKHILRSNKDAKGHSTLTPDDKARLAQNFKGYDISPDMVRLSLVNLYLHGFTDPHIYEYDTLTSEERWNEFADVILANPPFMSPKGGIKPHKRFSIQAKRSEVLFVDYMAEHLTPSGRAGIIVPEGIIFQSQTAYTELRRMLVDTCLVAVISLPAGCFNPYSGVKTSILLLDKSLAKQARTIAFFKVENDGFGLGAQRRAIEKNDLPQVQVELTAYLEALRAKAPTDTLTLTTGLIVPKEKIAANGDYNLSGERYREGRAREHQFPLVRIGDVCAVNPSKNKVMARSADTRVSFVPMADLNEHRISFQASDEKALSEVGASYTYFEDNDVLLAKVTPCFENGKAGIARDLVNGIGFGSSEFYVLRPSAQVLPEWIYFCVMHPLFRESAVAQMTGTGGLQRVPRDYVENFQIPLPPLEVQKEIVAEIEGYQKVINGARAVLDHYRPHIPIHPDWPMVELGECVEILDSKRRPITKSDRKPGPFPYYGATGVLDYVEDYLFDEPLVLVGEDGAKWGAHDKTAFAISGKTWVNNHAHVLRPVRTILLDLYLITALNEMDLSRHITGVTVPKLNQEKLRAIQIPLPPLATQQAIVAEIEAEQALVAANRELITRFEQKIQTILARIWGEETSTTPEA; from the coding sequence ATGCTCGACACCGATACCAAACGCCGCATCGACACCGCCCGCGACATCCTCGTCGGCAAGGTCCCCGACCCCAAATCCCAGGTCGAGCAGATCACCATCGCCCTCATCTACAAGTTCATGGACGACATGGACGCCGAGTCCGAGGAACTCGGCGGCAAACGGAAATTCTTCACCGGCGACTATGCCCGCTACGGCTGGGCCAAGCTCATGGCGCCATCGCTCGGCGGCCACGAAATGCTCGGCCTCTACAGCGAAGGCATTGCCAAGATGCCCGAAAACCCCGGCATACCCGCACTTTTTCGGGACATCTTCAAAAACGCCTACCTCCCCTACCGCGATCCCGAGACGCTCAAGGCCTTCCTCAAAATCATCGACGAGTTCCGCTACGACCACAGCGAGCGCTTGGGCGACGCCTTCGAGTATCTCCTCAGCGTACTCGGCTCCCAGGGCGACGCAGGACAATTCCGCACCCCACGCCACATCATCGACTTCATGGTTGAAGTTCTCGACCCACAAAAGGGGGAAACTATCCTCGACCCCGCGTGCGGAACTGCCGGATTTTTGATCTCCGCCTACAAGCATATCCTCCGAAGCAACAAGGATGCGAAAGGGCATAGCACCTTGACCCCGGATGACAAAGCCCGCCTCGCGCAAAATTTCAAGGGCTACGATATCTCGCCCGACATGGTGCGCCTCTCCTTGGTGAACCTTTATCTGCACGGCTTCACCGATCCCCACATCTACGAATACGACACCCTCACCTCCGAGGAGCGATGGAACGAATTCGCCGACGTCATTTTGGCCAACCCGCCCTTCATGTCCCCGAAGGGCGGCATCAAGCCCCACAAACGTTTTTCCATCCAGGCCAAGCGCAGCGAAGTCCTCTTCGTGGACTACATGGCCGAGCACCTCACTCCCAGCGGCCGAGCCGGCATCATCGTCCCAGAGGGCATCATCTTCCAGAGCCAGACCGCCTATACCGAGCTGCGCCGCATGTTGGTGGACACCTGCCTCGTCGCCGTCATTTCCCTGCCTGCGGGTTGCTTCAATCCCTACTCTGGGGTGAAGACCAGCATTCTCCTCCTCGACAAGAGCCTCGCCAAGCAGGCGCGGACCATCGCCTTCTTCAAAGTGGAGAACGACGGCTTCGGCCTCGGCGCCCAGCGCCGCGCCATCGAGAAGAACGACCTCCCACAGGTCCAGGTCGAACTCACCGCCTACCTCGAAGCCCTGCGCGCCAAAGCGCCCACCGACACGCTGACCCTCACCACCGGCCTGATCGTGCCAAAGGAAAAGATCGCCGCCAACGGCGACTACAACCTCAGCGGCGAGCGGTATCGGGAGGGTAGAGCCCGTGAGCACCAGTTTCCATTGGTCAGGATCGGAGACGTGTGCGCGGTCAATCCGAGCAAGAACAAGGTGATGGCAAGGAGCGCAGACACGCGCGTTTCCTTCGTCCCGATGGCGGACCTCAACGAACATCGGATTTCATTTCAGGCCAGCGACGAGAAGGCCTTGTCCGAGGTTGGCGCGAGCTACACCTACTTTGAGGACAACGACGTTCTGCTCGCCAAGGTCACGCCTTGCTTCGAGAACGGCAAAGCCGGAATTGCCCGCGACCTCGTCAACGGCATTGGGTTTGGTTCCAGTGAGTTTTACGTCCTGCGTCCGAGCGCCCAAGTGCTGCCCGAATGGATATACTTCTGCGTAATGCATCCACTCTTCCGCGAGAGTGCCGTTGCCCAAATGACGGGGACTGGCGGATTGCAGCGCGTGCCTCGGGATTACGTCGAAAACTTCCAAATCCCCCTTCCTCCGCTGGAGGTGCAGAAGGAGATCGTGGCGGAGATCGAGGGCTACCAGAAAGTCATCAACGGCGCCCGCGCCGTCCTCGACCACTACCGCCCCCACATCCCCATCCACCCCGACTGGCCGATGGTGGAGTTGGGCGAGTGCGTGGAGATTTTGGACAGCAAACGTCGTCCCATAACGAAATCCGACAGAAAGCCCGGCCCGTTCCCTTATTACGGGGCCACTGGCGTGCTAGACTATGTGGAGGATTATCTTTTCGATGAACCCCTTGTCCTCGTGGGGGAAGACGGTGCGAAGTGGGGAGCCCACGACAAAACGGCATTCGCCATTTCTGGTAAGACTTGGGTAAACAACCATGCCCATGTCTTGCGTCCTGTAAGAACTATACTTCTCGACCTTTACCTTATCACGGCGCTGAACGAAATGGACCTCAGTCGTCACATTACCGGCGTCACAGTTCCCAAGCTCAATCAGGAAAAGCTGCGCGCTATTCAAATCCCACTCCCACCGCTCGCCACGCAGCAAGCCATCGTGGCCGAGATCGAGGCCGAGCAAGCACTGGTGGCAGCCAACCGCGAACTAATCACCCGCTTCGAGCAAAAGATCCAAACCATCCTCGCCCGCATCTGGGGCGAAGAAACGTCCACCACCCCAGAGGCTTGA
- a CDS encoding DEAD/DEAH box helicase family protein, protein MPSEAAARIKINKLLEAAGWRFFADANGPANIQLEPSVTLKSQDLDALGVNFEKAGKGFIDFLLLNEKGFPFLVLEAKSEEKNPLVGKEQARKYAKSQNCRFVILSNGNLHYFWDLERGNPYIITTFPTPTSVTGYQKSTPNPQRLIDELVGEDYVVLTQRPNYASEAAWKNETERPGFIEANSLRFLRHYQKKAVAAVQSAVSKGQDRFLLEMATGTGKTLVSAAIIKLFLRTGNASRVLFLVDRLELEDQALKAFKRVLANDYKSVIYKENRNDWRHAEIVVSTVQSFLHHNKYQGLFSPTDFDLVISDEAHRSIGGNARAVFDYFIGYKLGLTATPRDYLKNFNKAKPTTRDPREFERRLLLDTYRTFGCSDGQPTYRYSLLDGVKDGFLINPTVVDARSEVTTQLLSDDGFVVEFKDDAGDDVKEAFSQREFERRFFSEATNHLLCKTFLENALRDPVSGEVGKSIIFAVSQNHAAKLVQILNQMADRMFPGKYQSDFAVQVTSQVEGAQQHTINFTNNNLLGSGHFNPSYKTSKARVCVTVGMMTTGYDCPDILNLGLFRPIFSPTDFIQIKGRGTRPHDFREKVHDPALRESIKSPHKTTYKLFDFFANCEYFEEKFPYDLVIQLPKPGTGVEPGGGGGGPVIDGAYEHLGSDILASMKEEPIGTEGMKIDRMFFEKFEDTVRGNDFIAASIESGQWDRVIDYVNRELFDKPTEYYSLDKLRRAAAVDRRLTLREILEKIFGLIPRFKSKDELLEEEFSKFVADTKPEEAEAIPAIKNYFKAYATSGRVRDIIDGGHLTDLATHAAFSTKDFKAVPAKYRTLIPEYIKDYVSLNQFAA, encoded by the coding sequence ATGCCTTCCGAAGCCGCCGCCCGTATCAAAATCAATAAGCTGCTCGAAGCAGCAGGATGGCGCTTTTTTGCCGATGCCAACGGCCCGGCAAATATCCAACTCGAACCCAGCGTAACCCTGAAATCCCAAGACCTAGACGCCTTGGGAGTAAACTTCGAAAAAGCGGGCAAGGGATTCATTGATTTCCTCCTACTGAACGAGAAAGGCTTTCCCTTTTTAGTGCTCGAAGCCAAATCCGAGGAGAAGAACCCTCTCGTCGGGAAGGAACAGGCCCGCAAATACGCCAAATCACAGAATTGCCGATTTGTCATCCTGTCCAATGGCAACCTGCACTACTTCTGGGACTTGGAACGGGGCAATCCCTACATCATCACCACTTTCCCCACCCCCACCTCCGTCACCGGATATCAGAAGTCCACCCCCAACCCCCAACGCCTCATCGATGAACTCGTGGGCGAAGACTATGTGGTGCTTACCCAGCGCCCGAATTACGCCTCAGAGGCCGCGTGGAAAAATGAAACCGAACGCCCCGGCTTCATTGAAGCCAACAGCCTGCGCTTCCTCCGCCATTACCAAAAGAAGGCCGTCGCGGCGGTCCAATCGGCCGTCTCCAAGGGTCAAGATCGGTTCCTCCTTGAAATGGCCACTGGAACGGGAAAAACCCTCGTTTCCGCCGCCATCATCAAGCTATTCCTGCGCACAGGAAACGCCAGCCGGGTTCTTTTCCTCGTTGACCGTCTCGAATTGGAAGACCAAGCCCTTAAGGCCTTTAAAAGGGTTCTGGCCAACGATTACAAGAGCGTCATTTACAAGGAAAACCGAAACGACTGGAGACACGCCGAAATTGTCGTCAGCACGGTCCAGTCCTTCCTGCACCACAACAAATACCAGGGTCTCTTTTCCCCCACCGATTTTGACCTCGTCATCTCGGACGAAGCCCACCGCTCCATCGGCGGCAATGCTCGGGCGGTCTTTGATTACTTCATCGGCTACAAGCTCGGCCTGACCGCCACGCCCCGCGATTACCTGAAAAACTTCAATAAGGCCAAACCCACCACCCGTGACCCCCGGGAGTTCGAACGCCGCCTCCTCCTCGACACCTACCGAACCTTTGGATGCAGCGATGGCCAGCCCACTTACCGTTACTCCCTGCTCGACGGGGTCAAGGACGGTTTTCTCATCAATCCGACCGTGGTCGACGCGCGCAGCGAAGTCACCACCCAACTTCTTTCGGACGACGGATTTGTCGTCGAATTCAAGGATGATGCGGGAGACGACGTCAAAGAGGCCTTCAGCCAGCGTGAATTCGAGCGACGTTTCTTTTCCGAAGCCACCAACCATCTCCTCTGCAAAACCTTTCTCGAAAATGCCCTCCGCGATCCCGTCAGTGGAGAAGTTGGGAAATCCATCATCTTCGCCGTCAGTCAAAACCATGCCGCCAAACTGGTCCAGATCCTCAACCAAATGGCCGACCGGATGTTCCCCGGAAAATACCAGTCAGACTTTGCCGTCCAAGTCACCTCCCAGGTCGAAGGAGCCCAGCAACACACCATCAACTTCACCAACAACAACCTCCTCGGTTCGGGCCATTTCAACCCGTCCTACAAAACCTCCAAAGCCCGGGTCTGTGTCACCGTAGGCATGATGACCACCGGCTACGATTGCCCGGACATCCTCAACCTCGGCCTCTTCCGTCCCATCTTCTCCCCTACCGACTTCATCCAGATCAAAGGGCGTGGCACCCGGCCTCACGACTTCCGCGAAAAGGTCCACGACCCCGCTCTCAGGGAATCCATAAAGTCCCCCCACAAAACCACCTACAAACTTTTCGACTTCTTCGCCAACTGCGAATACTTCGAGGAAAAGTTCCCCTACGACCTAGTCATCCAGTTGCCCAAGCCCGGGACCGGCGTTGAGCCCGGTGGCGGAGGAGGAGGCCCGGTTATCGACGGCGCCTATGAACATCTGGGAAGTGACATCCTCGCTTCCATGAAAGAGGAGCCCATCGGCACCGAAGGCATGAAAATCGATCGCATGTTCTTCGAGAAGTTCGAAGATACCGTGCGGGGGAATGATTTCATTGCCGCCTCCATTGAGTCTGGTCAATGGGATCGGGTCATCGACTACGTCAATCGGGAACTTTTCGATAAACCCACCGAATACTACTCCCTCGATAAGCTCCGCCGTGCCGCCGCGGTCGACCGCCGTCTCACCCTGCGGGAAATCCTGGAAAAAATCTTCGGCCTCATTCCCCGCTTCAAATCCAAGGACGAATTGCTCGAGGAGGAATTCTCCAAATTCGTGGCTGACACCAAACCCGAGGAGGCCGAGGCCATTCCTGCTATCAAGAATTACTTCAAGGCCTATGCCACCAGTGGACGGGTCCGGGATATTATCGACGGCGGGCACTTGACCGATCTGGCCACCCACGCAGCTTTTTCCACCAAGGATTTCAAGGCCGTCCCGGCCAAATACCGCACCCTCATCCCCGAATACATCAAGGACTATGTTTCCTTGAACCAATTCGCCGCCTAG
- the trmB gene encoding tRNA (guanosine(46)-N7)-methyltransferase TrmB — translation MPKNKGPDLMNLPREQWRESSWVPTANLFEAYDWRELFGNDHPVEVELGAGDGGFILEKARREPGRNFFALERLLGRARKMAKRAPERGLGNFKVLRLESAYFIERLCPCASVDVVHIMFPDPWPKKRHHKHRLIQPPFLDHLRSVIKPGGEVRFTTDHEDYFLWSMEHWQQAPGWKSLGSWDATGDPRTDFELGFMEEGRVFHRHRWGLA, via the coding sequence ATGCCGAAAAACAAAGGCCCGGACCTGATGAACCTACCCCGGGAGCAGTGGAGGGAATCCTCTTGGGTGCCCACAGCCAATCTCTTCGAGGCTTACGACTGGCGCGAGCTTTTCGGCAATGATCACCCGGTGGAAGTGGAGTTGGGTGCGGGTGATGGCGGATTCATCCTGGAAAAGGCCCGGCGGGAGCCGGGAAGGAACTTTTTCGCCCTTGAACGTCTTCTGGGCCGTGCACGCAAGATGGCCAAACGGGCACCGGAGCGCGGCCTGGGCAACTTCAAGGTTTTGCGGCTGGAATCCGCCTATTTCATCGAGCGGCTGTGCCCGTGTGCCTCGGTCGATGTGGTCCATATCATGTTTCCCGACCCCTGGCCCAAAAAGCGCCACCACAAACACCGCCTTATCCAGCCTCCTTTTTTGGACCACCTGCGCAGTGTGATCAAACCGGGGGGCGAGGTCCGGTTCACCACCGACCATGAGGACTATTTCCTTTGGTCGATGGAGCATTGGCAGCAGGCGCCCGGCTGGAAATCCCTCGGAAGTTGGGATGCGACAGGCGATCCACGCACCGATTTTGAGTTGGGTTTTATGGAGGAGGGGCGCGTTTTCCACCGGCACCGATGGGGGCTTGCCTGA
- the hisD gene encoding histidinol dehydrogenase: protein MKRLSYSEPGFQERLKQFDRTYQSNPEVVQSVRQIIAEVRQRGDRGLIEIHNRYTSVPLERADLTLKTKPKLPPVAVREALKKAMRNVEKFYQNRVPQSWSGRNSEGAEVGENYQPLERVGIYVPGGTAPLVSSAIMTVTLARVARVPEIVVCSPGPVAPALHYALRFAGATEIHQVGGAQAIAAMAYGTETIRPVVKVFGPGNAYVTEAKRQVFGRVGVDLLPGPSEIAVLADKTAKPAFLAADLLAQAEHGPGSQIFLITPEKKILEAVATEIEKQMSTLSRQQFLRETLNLGCSLILVKNLKQGVEIVEAIAPEHLSLCCSGAKTLARTIRNCGGIFVGDFSPVAAGDYAAGPSHELPTGGAGKTFSGLTIDQFVRRTSIVCYDRKALGRARRTVETLAATEGMDAHLESVAVRFRK, encoded by the coding sequence ATGAAGCGCCTCTCCTACAGTGAACCCGGGTTTCAAGAACGCCTGAAGCAGTTTGACCGAACCTACCAATCCAACCCCGAGGTCGTCCAAAGTGTCCGGCAAATCATCGCCGAGGTCCGCCAGCGCGGTGATCGGGGCCTGATCGAGATCCACAACCGCTACACCTCGGTTCCCTTGGAGCGTGCCGATCTCACGCTCAAAACCAAACCCAAGCTCCCGCCTGTCGCGGTGCGCGAGGCCCTGAAAAAAGCCATGCGCAATGTGGAAAAATTCTATCAAAACCGTGTGCCTCAATCGTGGTCCGGTCGCAACAGTGAGGGCGCGGAAGTGGGTGAAAATTACCAACCGCTGGAGCGTGTCGGGATCTATGTACCCGGGGGCACGGCCCCGCTTGTCTCTTCGGCCATCATGACCGTCACCCTGGCTCGGGTCGCGCGGGTGCCGGAAATCGTGGTCTGCTCGCCCGGCCCGGTCGCACCCGCCCTGCACTACGCCCTCCGTTTCGCCGGTGCGACGGAAATCCATCAGGTGGGTGGCGCCCAGGCGATCGCCGCAATGGCCTACGGCACCGAAACGATCCGCCCGGTGGTCAAGGTCTTCGGGCCCGGCAACGCCTATGTCACCGAGGCCAAGCGCCAGGTCTTCGGACGGGTCGGGGTCGATCTTCTCCCCGGTCCGAGCGAGATCGCGGTCCTGGCCGACAAGACGGCCAAGCCCGCATTCCTTGCGGCGGATCTTCTGGCCCAGGCCGAACACGGCCCCGGCAGCCAGATCTTCCTCATCACCCCGGAAAAGAAGATCCTCGAAGCGGTCGCCACGGAAATCGAAAAACAAATGTCCACGCTCTCGCGCCAACAATTTCTGCGTGAAACGCTGAACCTCGGGTGTTCCCTCATCCTGGTCAAGAACCTCAAACAGGGCGTCGAGATTGTCGAAGCCATCGCCCCGGAGCATCTCTCGCTCTGCTGTTCCGGCGCCAAGACCCTGGCCCGCACGATCCGCAACTGCGGCGGCATCTTTGTCGGCGACTTCTCACCGGTGGCCGCAGGTGACTACGCGGCCGGGCCGAGCCACGAATTACCGACCGGCGGGGCCGGCAAAACCTTCAGCGGGCTGACCATCGACCAGTTCGTCCGTCGGACCAGTATTGTCTGCTACGACCGCAAGGCCTTGGGCCGTGCTCGCCGGACGGTGGAAACCCTGGCCGCCACCGAGGGCATGGATGCCCACCTCGAATCCGTTGCTGTCCGCTTCCGCAAATGA